The genome window TCCCGCCAAGTTCGCCCGCACCGGCACCATGTTCCTGGGAACGCCCATCGCCGAAAGCGATGTGGAGTTGGTGGATCTTTAGCGGCAGCCTTTTTTGTCTGTATGGGACGGATTCACACAATCGTGTCCCAACCGTCATAGCCTTGTCACTCCGGTCTGTTTCAGTGGAGATGTGGAAACAGATTCGGAGTGATGGACATGACCTCTTGCGCACATCTCGACATAGCCCTGCTGCTGGTGCTTTTCACGGCGGCCCTGACCGGTTTGCGGCTCATGTTTCCCGGCAGCCCCAATGCGGAGCTGCTGGCCGACATCATGAACCGTTCGGAGACCGGGGAATCGGCCTGCAGCGGTGAACCCGCGGAAGGGGCTGCGCAGAAAGCGTAGGTTTGAAACGCCTTCATTTCCCTTGCGGCCCGAGCGCCCGTTGGGTATTAGAATCCCGTGTTTCAACCTTGAAAACCACGGGATTTCAATATGATCAAACGTCTTTTTTCCGTTATCGCACTGGCATTGCTGACCCTTTCCCTTACCGGCTGCGGCTACAACTCCATGCAGCAGCAGGAGGAAGAGGTCTTTGCGGCCTGGGGCAACCTGGAAGCCGCGCTGCAGCGCCGCGCCGACCTGATCCCCAACCTGGTGGCCACGGTCAAGGCGGCCGCCGCCCATGAAAAGAACACCCTGCAGGCAGTGGTCGAGGCCCGCGCCAAGGCCACCCAGACCACCATCACCCCGCAGCAGCTCGGCGACAAGGCCGCGCTTCAGAAGATGGCCGACGCCCAGGGCGCATTGTCTTCCGCTTTGTCCCGGCTCATGGTGGTTGTGGAGCGTTACCCCCAGCTCCAGGCCAACCAGAACTTCCTGGGCCTGCAGCACCAGCTTGAAGGCACCGAGAACCGCATCACCGTCGCCCGCAAGCGCTACAACGACACGGTCAAGGCCTTCAACTACTCCATCCGCAAATTCCCCAACTCCCTGACCAACAGCATGCTGCTGAACTTGGAGCGCAAGGAGTTCTTTGCCGCCGACGCAGGCGCCAAGAACGCTCCCAAAGTGGACTTCGGGTCCGAAGGCTAACCGGGAGGCTTGCGCATGATATTCCCCGCAAAGACCGCCGCCGTGCTCTGCACGGCGGCCCTGGTGCTTTTCACGGCCCTTTCCGCGTTCGCCCTGGACGTGCCCGCGCTCAAGGGGCGGGTCAACGACTACGCCAACATGATCACGCCCAAGGCCGAAAGCCAGCTCAATGAAATGCTGGCCCATTTCGAGGCCTCGGACTCCACCCAGTTCGTGGTGCTCACCGTGCCTTCGCTGGAGGGCGATTCCCTGGAGGACTTTTCCATGCGCGTGGCCGAGGCCTGGAAGGTCGGTCACAAAGGCAAGGACAACGGCGCGCTGCTGGTGGTCAGCGAAGGCGACCACAAGATGCGCATCGAGGTGGGCTACGGCCTGGAAGGCGTGCTCACGGACGTGCTGGCCGGGCAGATCGTGGACAACGTCATTGCCCCGGAATTCAAGCAGGGCCGCTATGACGACGGCTTTCTGCTGGGCGCGGCGGCCATGGTCAAGGCCGCGCGCGGCGAATTCAAGGGCTCGGGCCTCAAGCGCGAGCGCCGTTCCTCGGGCGGCAGCGTCTTCAGGCTCCTGTTCCTGCTCTTTTTCCTGCCCATCTGGGCCTTCGGGTTCATGGGCCGCCACAGCCGCAGGGGCCGCAGCAGCGGCAGCGTGCTGCCCTGGATCGTGCTCGGCTCCATGATGGGCGGCAGCAGCCGTTCCTCCGGCGGATTTGGCGGCGGAGGTTTTGGAGGAGGCGGCTTCGGCGGATTCTCCGGCGGTGGCGGCGGCTTCGGCGGCGGCGGAGCTTCCGGGGGCTGGTAGAATGCGGAAATTGGTTCAATGCCTTGCCTTGGCTCTTCTCGTGCTGGCGACGCCGCTGTCGGCGTCTGCGCTGGATGTGCCGAGCCTTAAGGGTCGCGTGAATGATTACGCGGACATGATTTCCCCGGGCACCGAGCGAGACCTGGACGAAAGTCTAGCGGAGCTGCAACGTACGGACGGCACCCAGGTGGTGGTCCTGACAGTGCCCTCGCTGCAAGGTGACAGCTTGGAAGATTTTTCCATGCGTGTGCTCGAGGCCTGGAAGATCGGCCAGAAGGGTAAGGACAACGGCGTGCTTCTGCTCGTGAGTCGGGATGAACGCACAGTCCGTATCGAGGTGGGCTACGGTCTGGAAGGCAGGCTCACGGACGTGCTGGCGGGCCATCTCATCGACCAGATCATGACTCCCTATTTCCGTCTCGAACAATACGACAAGGGATTTGAAGAGGGCGTGGAGGGCATCGTTGCCGGTGTTCACGGCGAATACTCTCTGGATCAGAGCAGCATCCCCGGTGTAAATCAGTGGACGATCTTGGCGGCAGTTCTGTTTCTGGGTGTAGGTCTCGTGTATTTTTGCCGTCGAAGCTATACGAACAAGTATGGCTGGAATCCTGAAAAAGATCAGGCAAATGCCGCAGCGGCTGGTTTTGAGGATTGGGCCCATGAAGGGCGCAGGCATCATCGTGGCGGTGGTTTCAGTCGCTTTTCCGGCGGTGGCGGAGGCTTCGGCGGGGGCGGTGCCTCCGGGAGCTGGTAGGAAAAAACGCATGAAGTTTGGAGCAGCGTTATCATCGGTTGTTGGGTATTGGTGCCTATTTCCATTGTCCGCGTACGCATTTGATAGCTCGGCTAACAATCCAAATTATACTTTAAAAGGTTTAAGCTTGCTGGTGCTGGGCTTGTTCCTTTTGCCGATTGTACTCTTTTGTGCTGTTAAGGTGCGTTTGAAAGTTGATGATAAAATTGAAGAAATTCAAAAGAAAGAACCGAGAGGCAAAACGTGGGTGGCTAGAGAGCTTTCCATTAACTGGCCGTTAGTGGTTCCGATGATATTCACATGCGTCTTTTATTATTTGTATTTTTTTCACGAAGGTGCCTTCACTAAACGTAATACCCCACTATGGGCTCCGCTAGTAGGAGCTGTCGTTTTTTATTTAGTCTTTCGAAAGAAAGCGAGTTCTAAACAAAACGGCAACGTTGATGAGAGGGGAGAAGAGTAGCTTTTCATGATATCGACTTTATTAATAATAAATTCTAATTTATGGATATTTTGATTCAAACCACAAATAACCACAAGGAACTATAATGGGCGCTCAATCCTTTCTGACAGCCGAGGAACAGCGGAAGATCATCGAATG of Salidesulfovibrio onnuriiensis contains these proteins:
- a CDS encoding TPM domain-containing protein is translated as MIFPAKTAAVLCTAALVLFTALSAFALDVPALKGRVNDYANMITPKAESQLNEMLAHFEASDSTQFVVLTVPSLEGDSLEDFSMRVAEAWKVGHKGKDNGALLVVSEGDHKMRIEVGYGLEGVLTDVLAGQIVDNVIAPEFKQGRYDDGFLLGAAAMVKAARGEFKGSGLKRERRSSGGSVFRLLFLLFFLPIWAFGFMGRHSRRGRSSGSVLPWIVLGSMMGGSSRSSGGFGGGGFGGGGFGGFSGGGGGFGGGGASGGW
- a CDS encoding LemA family protein, whose amino-acid sequence is MIKRLFSVIALALLTLSLTGCGYNSMQQQEEEVFAAWGNLEAALQRRADLIPNLVATVKAAAAHEKNTLQAVVEARAKATQTTITPQQLGDKAALQKMADAQGALSSALSRLMVVVERYPQLQANQNFLGLQHQLEGTENRITVARKRYNDTVKAFNYSIRKFPNSLTNSMLLNLERKEFFAADAGAKNAPKVDFGSEG
- a CDS encoding TPM domain-containing protein, which codes for MRKLVQCLALALLVLATPLSASALDVPSLKGRVNDYADMISPGTERDLDESLAELQRTDGTQVVVLTVPSLQGDSLEDFSMRVLEAWKIGQKGKDNGVLLLVSRDERTVRIEVGYGLEGRLTDVLAGHLIDQIMTPYFRLEQYDKGFEEGVEGIVAGVHGEYSLDQSSIPGVNQWTILAAVLFLGVGLVYFCRRSYTNKYGWNPEKDQANAAAAGFEDWAHEGRRHHRGGGFSRFSGGGGGFGGGGASGSW